The Phyllopteryx taeniolatus isolate TA_2022b chromosome 2, UOR_Ptae_1.2, whole genome shotgun sequence nucleotide sequence GTAGGTTAGTAGCAGACAAAATAAAAGCGGAAGTTAGTTAGTAGTTTGGACCATCATAGACTTGGGTATTTGTGTGTCAGCCAAGACAGCTTCTGTTGGCCATGAAAAACATtattctctcattattctggcatttagaaaatagaaataattttggtaatcctaattgaccaaaaccaggaaaagtttagtctgatttcatgtcagacagtgaagaggggggggggggggggggggggggggggatagtcTATCTAAACATCCGGTTTCAACGACAAGTGGAACCCCTAAAGTCCAACGCTCACTGAGGTTGTACATTTCGAGTATCTGACAAATTTGGAGGGAAAACCACTCCTGTGTGGTTTCACAAAACTTCAGCGTTTACACGAACATCAAAGAATACCTTTTAGGCCattagtttgcttttttttttccactattaacACTGGCTAACCTTTTACGCGCCCCAAGAATGTTAATAAGCACGATCTCTCATAGTTTTGTCAataaactgtatttttgtttttacattttaaaagttaaCTTTTTAACACTTGTATGGctgtttcaaatgtttgttatttaaaacattgattGTATAGTTGATACAGCTTTTATGAAggcgacagtttgaccctggaacatttacattatttcctatgggaaaaactGTTCGCATCCTATCTTAAAGGCTCCACTGTTAAGGACGAAACACCCCAACAAGACTGCTATTCAAAATAGGTCCTCCCACAGAGAAATGGGGAACAGCGAAAGGGACAGCTATtcgacaaaataaattaaaacacagaaaaacaaaagtgaagtaCAAATGGAAGTGAGGAAAAAGGTGGAGGGGCTGACAGAtgaaataattctttttttttttattttacagccaAGTAAAACTGCTCAAAGGGTGTGCATGAGAGATGAACAAATGGGTGGTGGCAGCAGCGGTGGCCCAACATGTACAGAAAGTGGCAGTAGAGGGCAGTAGAGACAGGATAGAAAACAGTAAATTGGGGCAGCGCTGCACAGGAAAGAGATGAGGAACCAGCATGTGCTTCTGAGATGTACACATTTAGCTGtaggaggaaaagaagaaaaaaacaaaagtgaagaaaaaaggcaaagtgAAGCATGCAGATTGGAGAAATTGATGCAGGAATGAGGAAGGGGAACTTGTACTTTgagattttcaaaagaaaagtacattacacaaattattattattagctatAGCTAGTGGCCATAGGTGCAttgcaataaattacaatatcattgaaaagttcatttatttcagtggttcaattaaaaaaagcttaTTTTCGTAAGCTAAGCTATactcaaaataaaatttaaatataaaaaatgacatttttcaccGTTTGTAttcaatatacatatacataatataaACGTTTCccattttaaattgaactactgaaatatgCGTACTTTCTATACACATCTAGAGAGAATTTGTTATCAAACCCAGACATGCAAAAAGGAGGAgctatgttatgttatgttaaagTGGTCAACGctgtgtggcgagactactaaaAAGgaggcgcgcgcgcgcacacacacacacacacacacacacacacacacacacgagcatcATGTTGAATTACATGGAAGTCATGTCGTTGAGGGCGTGGTCCAGCTCCTCGCTGATGGCTTTGTACTTCAGTTTCTGGGCATACAGCTCATCTACGGTGGAGGAATTATTACCAAGGTGGCGAAGCGGAttgaggcaaaaaaagaaataaaaaggggggggaaggaaaatgaaatgaagtcAGTCAACagagaccaaaaaaataaaataaaataagacaaatgaAGAAACCATGGAAGGGAGCAGGACAGAATTAGGAAGGCAACAGCTGCGGAGGTAGTGACAGATTCCGGAGAAGTCACAGCGAAAGCGTCCGACATGTCACCTGCCAGGCTTGAACAGCCAGCGGATCGGAATCTAAAACACAGGCGGCACGCTGAGGCGCACCCCTGCCAATGCGAATTACAGCACGGCCGCATCAACTTCTGACTCGCGATAAACCGTTTAAAAGCGCGACGCCCGCATGACCAATCTGACACTGTATTACGTTTCAAAGAATCACTTCTAGTACTACATCTTCAGATGGCTGAtaagtttaaaataaattgattcaTACCCTCCAGGTCATCAATGGTCTTCTCAAGCTTGGCGACTGATCGCTCAGCAAACTCAGCACGGGTCTCAGCCTGTGAGGAGTTAAGAAAATAGAAGTACAAATGAACAACCTCAGTGCAGAAAATGACCAACTTCTATCCAAAACAGATTATTTTAGCTCCTTATAGGGCaatgaaccatatttggtaacttagCCAAAATGAACGTggaccaaatatggttccttcaCTATACAGCCATTTGATATGATGGTAAAAAGTGAATTGAAtatcatgaaaatatatattcattacACTGATGTGTTACATTAATATACATTattgaaaaaataagaaattgcctcaaataagaaaaaaaattctgttaaaATTTTGCCAAATCTGCGCCTCCTCCTCACCTCCTTCAGCTTGTCTGTAAGAACCTTGATCTCCTCCTCGTACTTGTCCTCCTTCTGCGAGTACTGTGGTTAcacgggttaaaaaaaattttaaaaaaaaagagcgatcGTCACAACACTGCAGACAGCTTCAATTATGTAATTCTTTTCTTCTGCTGATTTACCTTCTCTGCCTGAGCCTCCAGAGACTTCAGGTTGTTTTGCACGGTCTTCAGTTCCTCCTCAAGCTCAGAGCATTTGCTGTAGTTTTAGTTATGGTTGGGAAAAGAGCCCATAGTcagaaacaacactatatccaagagaaacaattattttgaatgGTGAGGTTCTTACCTCTCAGAGAGCTCGGCGCGCTCCTCTGTACGTTCCAAATCGCTCTCAATGATCACAAGCTTACGGGCCACCTGAAGTCAAACATGCAAGACGAGTTAGAATAAAGTTTTTCAGAAGTCCGCTAGCTAAGAAACGTGCCTCCTCGTATTTGCGGTCAGCCTCCTCAGCGATGTGCTTGGCCTCCTTCAACTGGATCTCCTGCAGCTCCATCTTCTCCTCATCTTTCATCGCCCTGTTCTCAATAACCTTCATGCCTCTGAAGGGGACACAAATAATTTGGTTAATTCAAAGGGAACCACAAGCGACAGCAGCAGGCTAAAGTCGTTTCTAGACACGCACACTTATTTTTTGTGgcgcaaaaaacaacaacaacaacatgatgcATTTCATGATATGAGAACTCTGGTGTCAATAACTAATCAACTTAGCaaaatattgaatgtatttgcctgttttaaatgtggaagaggtttaaaaaaataaataaataaaaatcaagggTGAGCATGTGATCTGACCCATGTAattttaaaagcaaataaaacctcagaggaacGGTTATAAAATGCCCACAAACAAACCCACAAATGCACATGGTatgtaaagataaaaaaaaattcaacagttgtaaaatatatacCATACATTTAATTTCTGGCAATTTCTGAGGGAAGAAAGCAAAGTCAGGAAGGAAGGAGGTTAGGAAGGAGGTTAGGAAGGGAAACATGCcaggaaaacatccatccattttctgagccgcttctcctcacaagggtcgcgggcgtgctggagcctatcccagctatcatcgggcaggaggcgggatacaccctgaactggttgccagccaatcgcagggcacatacaaacaaacaaccattcgcactcacattcacacctacgggcaatttagagtctccaattaatgcatatttttgagatgtgggaggaaaccggagtgcccggagaaaacccacgcaggcacagggagaacatgcaaactccacacaggcgggaccggggattgaaccctggtcctcagaactgtgaggctgacgctgtaaccaccgtgccgccaccaggAAAACAAGttaatacaattttttaaaaatgttttaactggACAGGTCTGAGGGGAAGAAAGACAGGAAAGATGTCAGAAATGAAAAGTAGGTTCCAGCAATGCAAGGATGAAAGGAAGGATGTAAGAGTAAAAAGCAACTTCAGGACAGGAAAGAATATGccagtttataaaaaaaataaaaataaataaaaataaataaaaaaaaaaggaaatgtcatgaaaataaatacaaatattgaagtGTACAATATACGTACTTTTGGCCCACCCTTTATAATGATCCTTGGAGGACAGAAAAAAGGCTCCCCATCCCTGTTCTTGGATACGCAATGCTGCATTGCAACATGTGGCCAGCAGTGGCATCACTGAGGCATATGCTTGGGAGTGGTCCTCCTACAGCCTTTGTCAAGAACTAACTCAAATCAGGCACTTGAGAACATTTGATGTAACAGTTTTAGCTTATTTTGAGGGTATTTAATCATGCAGCATGTCATAAGTGATGCACAAGTGCAGGTATAAGGTAACTCTGACGCAGTTCTCTCAATTTAAACCTTAACAAAGTAATACAAGCTCAAATGAAGTGAGAAACAGGTATCAACTCTATGGGCTGTTGTTCAAACTCGCTGGCCTCGCAAGGGGCACCCACCTCTCGCTCTCATCAGCAGCCTTCTCAGCCTCCTCCAGCTTGGTCAGAGCCGTGGCCAGACGCTCCTGGGCACGGTCCAACTCCTCCTCGACCAGCTGGATGCGTCTGTTCAGGGAGGCGACATCACCCTCAGCCTGGGAAGGGCACAAGACAAGTCAGTCAGGTGTATTTGCACAAGAGCTGCAGCATCCAAACAAATCTTGGGCGCGGTGAGGGATGCAGAAAGGAAGAAGGGGTGGTGGGTAGGCAGTGGGTCCTTTCAGCAAAGTTCGGGTTGAATCATTTTGAAGTCTGTGACAGCCTATGGACACATGGTGCTCCATGTTGCTCGTGGGGCGTAGCACAGGGATGAACCTGTCGTCAAGCGAGTTTACTCGTTCCAGGGCGTTTTTACTGCCAATTgtaaggggggggggcacactCCTAGCTAGTTACTTGATTGTGTATACATATGTGATAATAAAGTGCCGCCGTCTGGGCCTAGCCGCCACGCTTTTTGACCAGATTTACGCTTAATGCCGTCGGCAGCCTCAACCCTAATTGCCTTAAATCATTAGCGTTGGCTTACTGCTTCCCTCGCGCTGCGCTCCAGGTTGAGCTCCCGCTGGAGTAAGGCAGCCCGGTCTTCCGCCGCATCCGCCTGCTCTTGCAACGACTTGATTTTCTTCTTCACCGCTTCCAAGGAGCTTCCACCGGCCATGGTCGTGCCCTGACTGGCGTTCGTTTCGTTGCGGCTAAGCTAGGCTTGTCCTTGTTGGCCTCCTCCGCTAAAAGGCGCCGCCGTTGGACACAAGAGGCGAGATGCGGCGCGTCAGATCCCTGCCCCCACCGCACTTTAATCAAGTCCTGATGGGGATTGGGACGTGCCACCGAACCCGGAAGTGACTCACTTCGCACGGAATATATTTCACGTATCAAGCAAAATTAAAATAGAGACACtattaattgtattaattgtattttttctcattttttacaaaaatattgctatttttttaaatctttgataAATTAGGGCGACCTAATTAAGGAACGATTAAAGAGGGCACCCCCGACTGGAAAATTGAGCTTACCCAAAAACAGCCCTAATTCAACAACGTAAACCAGGAAGCTACAGTGGCGATATAAATGATTACTATTGTAcctactttattattattattattatttatttttactgattGAGTAAGTAAACCAAGTAACTAACAAATAACTAACTCAATGAGAACCTAACTCACTGTTTCCTATTGAACTGATTTACTAACTAAATAGCTGACTCACTAATTGACTGACTGAGGAACTAACTACTTAACTGATTAAACTGAGTAATTTGCTAATTAAACGACTAACTTAATAATTGATTTACAAGCTAACTAACTTACTGTGTAAATTGAACCTGAcacatttgtttggttttgacaatcaaatcaaataaacattGTTTGTTATACTGAGCCTAAAGCTGACCGATAAAATgcgaaatatatataaaattaaaatgttctaTATAATGTACTAAATAAAATTAGTTTTAAATACTGTGTGTCATAAATGTAAACTTTGTCTGTATTGTGATAAATAATAATggaataaatagtacagtaattggggcagcacggtgtcctcgtggttagcacatttgcctcacagttgtaaGATTCTGGTTGATATTCCCCACGTGCTTGGGTGTGTTTTCTCCATCTTGCTTCCACACTACTCCAAAACATTGTTGTTCATTgttgtgaatggttatttgtctatgtgccctctgattgactagcgaccagtccagggtgtacccagccttttgcccaaagtcagctgggacaggctccaggaCCGTAAAAGGATAAATGTTAAAGGAAATTAATGGGGTGTATGTTTCTATATACTAAATAAAACATTGGATGATTGTGTttgcggcacggtagccgactggttagagcgtcagcctcccagttctgaggtgcggggttcaatccccgtccccgcctgtgtggagtttgcatgttctccctgtgcctgcgtgggttttctccgggcactccggtttcctcccacatcccaaaaacatgcattaattggagactctaaattgcccgtaggcatgactgtgagtgcgaatggttgtttgtttcgatgtgccctgcgattggctggcaaccagttcagggtgtaccccgcctcctgcccgatgacagctgggataggctccagcacgcccgcgaccctagtgaggagaagcggctcagaaaatggatggctggatgattgtgtttatattattatttgggCCTCAGTGTCAATAATGAGGGAATAAATAGGATAGTAAACTGTGCAGCATGGTGGCCTCAGGGTTAGCACAAGTCTGAGAGTCACggtttgagtttgcatgttctcccagtgcttgttttttttttgttttgtttttttaaaggtagcccaataatatgcatgttaggttcattgaagactctaaattgtccatatatGTGAACAGTAACGTATTTGGTCGCCAGAGATTGTGGCTACTTGAACCAGCCACAATCTAACATTGTATACGTTTTTTCCCCTTCCAAACTACATTTGTGAACGTAGCCAAGGGGTGAAGATCAATCTTTATCCCAACCAAAATAAATTTGTGACCGGGGGGTGCTGATTGAACTGTTTTCCCGATCATAATACATTCCTCAACTGGTGGGAGAAGAGTAGGGGTGCTACACACCACTGTGGAAATTCACCCACATTTGGCGGGTTGGCGGGTGTTAATGTCAAGCCTTGTGAgagaatgtgagtttgaatagttgtttggctatatgagccctgcgattggctggcgaccagtcctgggtgtaccccgcctcttgcccaaagtcagctgggataggctccagctcacacatgacttcaattttattatttttttattttaaattgttattcGCAACATAATGTCTGTATTACAAATTCCTTTGAGACACTTTTACTGGTCGGCCCTTGAGATAAACAAACCATGTTGTCAAAAATGTGATAGTTTTTCATTTAGAACGGTGATAGTTTTTCATTTAGAATggttattattttgtgtataCACAGCCAGTAAGATGGTCatttaatctgaaaaaaataaatacaaataaaatgaagcgAACCCCTGCCAGCTGTGGCAAAGTCAAGGTAAAAACACTCCAGTGTAACACTACACCGGTCCTCGGTTTGGTGCCACCGCCTGTGGAATGCAGTCAGGAAGGCGGTGAGTAAGGCTGTGACCTTACCATAAAGAGGATGCGCGCTAAATATAATATTCAACCCACAGGTGTCTCCACTTGATTATTGCATCGTATAGCCATTAATGTAGGAGAGCTGGGCAGTTCAGGTGGGGAGGTCATTTCAAGGTCACACAACTGTGGCCTGGACTCACGTCTGTGGCTTTCTTCTCAGCCAGCTCCAGTTTTTCCTGGGCATCCTTCAGGGCTTCGGAGTATTTGTCCAACTCATCCTCTGTCGACTTCAGCTTCTTCTGCAGTGCCAGCAGGTCATCCTCAAGCTGGGAAACACAGGAGCAAGAGCTTTATCTTTCACACTCATTTTCATGTACacatatttgaaaatatatatatttaggacatttgtggaaatatatatatttttttgttatagtGTCTTTTTCAGAGTAACTCCAATGACTACAGGACACAGTCCTTGTGCGTTGTAACATACTTAACCAACGAAGATTATtctgatattttaaaaaaacccacacacacatcttgTGTTTAGCAGTTAAACACATCATTAAGAGCGTTATTATTGGCTcccagtgctaattattcattgTCTAACAATATAAGATGAAGAATATTACGAAATAATCATCATATTAATCGGCTTGCTATTTTAAATGGTCGTGGAGAGGCAGCAGGGTGCGCGCAAAGCCGTTGGCACCGTGCGTAAAGGCGCCCCATTTATTGGATGCCAACCTGTTTGCTCCTGTCCTCAGCCGCCTTCTTGTCCGACTCGGCCTGCTCAGCTCTGTCCAAGGCATTCTCCTTGTCGAGCTTGAGCATCTGCATCTTCTTCTTGATGGCATCCATTGTTGCTTAAGTGTCGGTGCTTTGCGGGGAAAAGTAGACACGAGAGGACTGGCGAGAGGCGTCTGAACCACACGGAACGCCGAGCTGGAGTGCGGGCTGTCTCAGGCCCTGGTAAGTCAAATATGTCTTATTGGAAACGACTGCAGCTGCTTGCCAAGCcccctttcttttctttttttttggggggggggggggcgaaagtCTTCCCCGATTCGCTCCTGCGAGGCATTTGACCACTTGTGTGCCCATAAAAGGGGGGATGGATGTCAGTCAAGCAACCGGCCACCTCCTCCCACTCATCAACACGTACAGCCCTATTTTGAACACGGTCCACGCAGGAATATGAAGGAACATAATAACCAACCTATTGTGACATCACTCTTTGTTTTCCCCCTTTGTGATTTGATATATAGCTACAGTAAACCCAGTTTTCCACAAGCAACATTAAAGTGTCAAAGGACACTTCATTAGCTACGCCATGCAGTAATAAAAGCCAGGACAGATAaggttgtacagtatatcaaaccCAAATTGAATTTGACTTAACTTTTaaggtattatttttttattttattttattgtacatattggggtttttgtctattttaatattttaagagaaaaaaacaattcaactcAGTTTTGACTGAGCATCAGTTTgccttttgaaatgtatttatttatttacagtattgtcCGTGTATTGCGTCAAACAGCATTGTcgtctttgtaaaataatttgaaataacTAACAAATGAATGCTAAAGTATCTATCGATCTATATATTCTATCGCTATAATCTATCTACATCTGTATCCAGCTATAATGTGTCCGTCGCTCTATCTAGCTAGCGAGCTATCAACTCTTGTGTTCCAGTCATGAGAAATAAAGCCGTGTCTGAGTATCCTATGCATGCGAGCTATTCACGCAAAGCAAATCTATCTGATTAAATAAGCCCAGTGTGGAAGTTGCTCCCACTCCGAGGGGGGGTGTCATGTTAGCTCCTGgcactttgtgtttgtgttccagGGATCATTTGGAAAGCTCCCCTGCTGGTATACTTTAACATGCCGACTACTACCGGACGGGTTTTGCTTTCCCCGTGGAGGATCATCATCCGGTTTGTCCGAGCGTCTCTCTGTGCTGATGTCTGTTGGAGAGTCATAGCTCTTTAATTGGCCACCCTGGATCGAGTGGCTTTTGGCTTTACAACAGCCCCGCACCCCTTACCCCAGTCTTCACCTAGGGCCCCTTTGATAATTCACAGGGCCACTGCCACCAATGCAGCTGTCACACACACAGCCTGGGCCAAGAGGGGTGGATGTTGAGGTAACAGTAGCTTCCTGACCACTGGTGTGAACCACACAAGGGGGTTTATCTGCAAATACTGATTATCATACACAGATGAATGGCTGACATTAGGAGCTACAGGACGAATGAAGTTGACTGTAGTCTAACGTGATGAAATACTACATGAATGGCGTGTGGGTGTGGGCTCGTCTTTCTGGCTTAGATTCAAGTATTGTGATGGGTGAGTATTTTGGGGTTCTCCCTGCTTGCAAAGCACCTGCTCAATGCGGTCCATGTTGCTACTCTTCCCACCCTCAACTTTCAGAATAGGGTTGTCAGAtttgtgatttgtgtgtgtgtgtgaaggtgaGCAAAATCAACGAGAGAGAGACAactatactgtatactatatTATCACGAGAAATACATGTCTGTAGACAACCACAATGTATCCTACCTATCCTCAACACTCCATCTGTGTGGGAAGGGTAGGGAATTTCCATCTTGGTAAGCCCAAGGTCCAAccaaaatgcagaaaaaaaaaagagtaaaaaaatattctgtgcTGTATATAGGAGAACTGCAAATGCATGGTTTTCTACAATCCATTAGGTATCCCAGCATCCTCCAATTCTTTATGATGCTGTGTTGGCATTATGCTACATTCTGGACTACTGGGGCCTAGAAAGTGTCCCACTTAGAACGCCCAACGTCCAAATAAAATACTGACACaactatgaataaaataaagatcAAATGCAAGGATGTAGACAACCACACTGCATCCCACCAGGCATCCTCCAATTGTATGATACTGTGCGAGTGTGGGAAGTAGGAAATATCCAAATTCCAAGCTCTGACTAAAACTACTGACCCAACTACTTACAAGAATAGAACTCTAGAAACGGATGACTGTCGACCAGTCATTCCCagccagtgtgccgtgagagatcattagTTGTAcagtgggaaattatccaatatCACTTAATCGGTCCCAAAACATatgtatttactacaaatacagtatgtccattgaattgtctgtgccagtgacatatagtgaaaGGCAGAACCAGTAATGCTTTTCCACTGCATGACAGAAGGTACATTAAACCACTTCTTGTGACATccttgtttggtggtgtgccgtgagattttatATAATGGAAAATATGAGCCTCGGCTCAATAAAGGCTGGAAAATATGACCACAATGTATACTGCTGTGCATTCTCCAATTGTTTATgtgctatgtacagtatatgtgttcGTGTGGGAAGGAGAGGAAAAGCCAGCTTGGAAGTTCCAAGGCCCAAGTGaaactactgtgtgtgtgtcagaaaatgtcgaggactggtgtcacaaaagatagatttcaaatccaaactacaagctTTGCCCTTTGAAGTAATCCTCCTGGAGTTGAATATACTTTCCCAGCCTTTGTTCTTTCTTGGGAAAGAGGGAAAATTCATACGGAGTCAAGTCGGGTGAGTAGGGCAGTTGCTCCAGCACAACAATCTTCTTCTAGGCCAGGAACTGTTGGATGCTCAGGGCAATTGTGAGCGGGCACGTTGTACTGGCACTGACCAAGTCAAACGCCACCCGATCTCTTTGTAGACATGCTGGTTGATCACGTGGCCCGCTGAAACTTGTAGTTTgcactttggatttgaaatgtatgttttgtgatgccagtcctggaacatttctgacaaaTCTAGTAAAAATACATGCATGGCAACCACAATGTATCCCAACGTAGATACTGTGTTAGCATCATGTTACACTGGAAAGCCGGAAAGTCCAACTAGA carries:
- the LOC133474262 gene encoding tropomyosin alpha-1 chain isoform X1, with amino-acid sequence MDAIKKKMQMLKLDKENALDRAEQAESDKKAAEDRSKQLEDDLLALQKKLKSTEDELDKYSEALKDAQEKLELAEKKATDAEGDVASLNRRIQLVEEELDRAQERLATALTKLEEAEKAADESERGMKVIENRAMKDEEKMELQEIQLKEAKHIAEEADRKYEEVARKLVIIESDLERTEERAELSESKCSELEEELKTVQNNLKSLEAQAEKYSQKEDKYEEEIKVLTDKLKEAETRAEFAERSVAKLEKTIDDLEDELYAQKLKYKAISEELDHALNDMTSI
- the LOC133474262 gene encoding tropomyosin alpha-1 chain isoform X4, with the protein product MAGGSSLEAVKKKIKSLQEQADAAEDRAALLQRELNLERSAREAAEGDVASLNRRIQLVEEELDRAQERLATALTKLEEAEKAADESERGMKVIENRAMKDEEKMELQEIQLKEAKHIAEEADRKYEEVARKLVIIESDLERTEERAELSESKCSELEEELKTVQNNLKSLEAQAEKYSQKEDKYEEEIKVLTDKLKEAETRAEFAERSVAKLEKTIDDLEDELYAQKLKYKAISEELDHALNDMTSI
- the LOC133474262 gene encoding tropomyosin alpha-4 chain isoform X5, encoding MAGGSSLEAVKKKIKSLQEQADAAEDRAALLQRELNLERSAREAAEGDVASLNRRIQLVEEELDRAQERLATALTKLEEAEKAADESERGMKVIENRAMKDEEKMELQEIQLKEAKHIAEEADRKYEEVARKLVIIESDLERTEERAELSESKCSELEEELKTVQNNLKSLEAQAEKYSQKEDKYEEEIKVLTDKLKEAETRAEFAERSVAKLEKTIDDLEDKLNRAKEEDLSVKQLLDQTLREICDI
- the LOC133474262 gene encoding tropomyosin alpha-1 chain isoform X2, which produces MDAIKKKMQMLKLDKENALDRAEQAESDKKAAEDRSKQLEDDLLALQKKLKSTEDELDKYSEALKDAQEKLELAEKKATDAEGDVASLNRRIQLVEEELDRAQERLATALTKLEEAEKAADESERGMKVIENRAMKDEEKMELQEIQLKEAKHIAEEADRKYEEVARKLVIIESDLERTEERAELSESKCSELEEELKTVQNNLKSLEAQAEKYSQKEDKYEEEIKVLTDKLKEAETRAEFAERSVAKLEKTIDDLEDKLNRAKEEDLSVKQLLDQTLREICDI
- the LOC133474262 gene encoding tropomyosin alpha-1 chain isoform X3: MDAIKKKMQMLKLDKENALDRAEQAESDKKAAEDRSKQLEDDLLALQKKLKSTEDELDKYSEALKDAQEKLELAEKKATDAEGDVASLNRRIQLVEEELDRAQERLATALTKLEEAEKAADESERGMKVIENRAMKDEEKMELQEIQLKEAKHIAEEADRKYEEVARKLVIIESDLERTEERAELSESKCSELEEELKTVQNNLKSLEAQAEKYSQKEDKYEEEIKVLTDKLKEAETRAEFAERSVAKLEKTIDDLEDHLHKQLEKNRLLTNELRVALNEA
- the LOC133474262 gene encoding tropomyosin alpha-4 chain isoform X6 codes for the protein MAGGSSLEAVKKKIKSLQEQADAAEDRAALLQRELNLERSAREAAEGDVASLNRRIQLVEEELDRAQERLATALTKLEEAEKAADESERGMKVIENRAMKDEEKMELQEIQLKEAKHIAEEADRKYEEVARKLVIIESDLERTEERAELSESKCSELEEELKTVQNNLKSLEAQAEKYSQKEDKYEEEIKVLTDKLKEAETRAEFAERSVAKLEKTIDDLEDHLHKQLEKNRLLTNELRVALNEA